From one Triticum urartu cultivar G1812 chromosome 3, Tu2.1, whole genome shotgun sequence genomic stretch:
- the LOC125547163 gene encoding F-box protein At5g49610-like produces MHIYSATVTTPALHLGRIESSQPATVAKAAEAGAMPPLRALPEEIVIWEILVRLPPKALLRCRTVCRAWRSITSTRDFLLAHHARQPALLLLDDCTNYEKGISDSLNIICFDHRAGVATPDQLQPVARLTAPYYHLVASCDGLLILCVEDSGFFICNPATRQYARLPLPLGHAWWLLGMYPHPSTDEYRLLLYSYRRITEDERQDACHVLALGSGHPPRHIGLPDAVTLGLDDPHVLFRGSLHWCTSDYDGECKTIGVFDTRSELFREMRTPVVASCVDLFEMDGMFGVAILDCEKIIDIWVLQDYEREIWALNRRIELPFVEIRVQCDKYDTYIRSPFYVSVMPGDGELLVLVKFADWLLLVGTDGKLVATLHRKGLDSTYFQLKQSLVSHTFFHTQENYVVNAPPFI; encoded by the exons ATGCATATATATTCCGCCACCGTCACAACGCCTGCTTTGCATCTAGGACGGATCGAGAGCTCTCAACCGGCGACCGTGGCCAAGGCCGCAGAGGCAGGAGCGATGCCTCCCCTCCGTGCCCTCCCCGAGGAGATCGTGATATGGGAGATCCTCGTCCGCCTGCCTCCCAAAGCCCTCCTCCGCTGCCGCACCGTCTGTCGCGCCTGGCGCAGCATCACCTCCACCCGCGACTTCCTCCTCGCCCACCATGCCCGCCAGcccgccctcctcctcctcgacgaCTGCACCAACTATGAAAAAGGCATCTCCGACTCGCTAAACATCATCTGCTTCGACCATCGGGCAGGGGTGGCCACCCCCGACCAGCTCCAGCCCGTCGCCCGACTTACTGCCC CCTACTATCATCTGGTTGCCTCCTGCGATGGCCTCCTCATCCTCTGCGTCGAGGACAGCGGCTTCTTCATCTGCAATCCGGCAACTCGCCAGTATGCTCGCCTCCCGCTCCCTTTGGGTCATGCGTGGTGGCTCCTGGGAATGTACCCTCACCCTTCTACCGACGAGTACAGACTATTGCTCTACTCATACAGGCGTATCACAGAAGATGAGCGTCAAGATGCGTGCCACGTCCTGGCATTGGGCTCCGGCCATCCACCGAGGCATATCGGGTTGCCAGATGCGGTTACGCTGGGATTAGACGACCCTCATGTGCTATTCCGTGGTAGCCTGCATTGGTGCACATCTGATTATGACGGAGAATGCAAAACGATTGGGGTGTTCGACACCAGATCTGAATTGTTCCGGGAGATGCGTACTCCCGTTGTTGCTTCCTGCGTTGACCTGTTTGAAATGGACGGCATGTTTGGCGTGGCCATCCTTGATTGTGAGAAAATCATTGATATATGGGTGTTGCAAGACTATGAAAGGGAGATATGGGCCTTAAATCGCCGGATTGAATTGCCCTTTGTGGAGATCAGGGTGCAGTGCGATAAGTATGACACATACATTCGGTCGCCGTTTTATGTGTCTGTCATGCCAGGGGATGGTGAGTTGCTTGTGTTGGTCAAATTTGCCGATTGGCTACTTCTGGTTGGCACGGATGGCAAGTTGGTCGCCACTTTACATCGCAAAGGACTAGATAGTACCTATTTTCAGCTTAAACAATCTCTTGTTTCGCATACCTTCTTTCATACACAAGAGAATTATGTTGTGAATGCTCCACCTTTTATCTGA